In one Alnus glutinosa chromosome 12, dhAlnGlut1.1, whole genome shotgun sequence genomic region, the following are encoded:
- the LOC133851786 gene encoding UDP-glycosyltransferase 91A1-like, with translation MANDEKKLHIAMFPWLAFGHMIPYLELAKLIASKGHRISFVSTPRNIDRLPKLPPSLASLINFVKLPLPRVDNLPENAEATIDVPLNVVPFLKKAYDALQASMTRFLQDSRPDWLLHDFAPYWLPAIARNLGIPTAFFSIVTAACLCFVGTKARMAERKSPEDFTVPPRWVPFHTTVSFRLFEVLKIFDHGVTGVEETVSDFYRFTESLQGCDVVAVRSCVEFEPEWLRLLEDLNGKPVLPVGQLPTTAYDSGDDTDTWRWMKAWLDRQSKGSVVYVAFGSEAKPSQTELTEIALGLEQSEVPFFWVLRTRKGPADTEVIELPEGFEERTKERGVVCTSWAPQLKILAHDSVGGFLTHSGWSSVVEALLFERPLILLTFFADQGINAKVLDEKKIGYLIPRNEQDGSFTRDSVAESLRLVIVEEEGKKYREKAKEMKGLFGDREAQDRYVDSFLGYLETHRQPQKVE, from the coding sequence ATGGCCAACGATGAGAAAAAGCTTCACATAGCCATGTTTCCATGGCTAGCCTTTGGCCACATGATCCCGTACCTAGAGCTCGCCAAGCTCATTGCTTCAAAGGGTCATCGCATCTCCTTCGTATCCACCCCGCGAAACATCGATCGCCTCCCGAAACTTCCCCCAAGTTTAGCTTCCCTCATTAACTTCGTCAAGCTTCCACTACCCCGCGTGGACAACCTCCCGGAAAATGCCGAGGCCACCATAGATGTCCCGTTAAACGTGGTCCCGTTCCTCAAGAAGGCTTACGATGCTCTCCAAGCGTCCATGACTCGCTTCCTCCAAGATTCACGTCCAGACTGGCTTCTCCACGACTTTGCTCCTTACTGGTTACCGGCTATAGCGCGTAACCTCGGCATCCCGACCGCCTTCTTCAGTATAGTCACTGCGGCCTGTTTGTGCTTCGTAGGGACGAAAGCACGTATGGCTGAGCGCAAGAGCCCCGAGGACTTTACTGTCCCACCCCGGTGGGTCCCATTCCATACAACGGTGTCGTTTCGGCTCTTCGAGGTTTTGAAAATCTTTGACCATGGCGTGACCGGCGTCGAGGAAACCGTTTCGGATTTTTATCGTTTCACAGAATCGCTTCAAGGCTGCGACGTAGTGGCTGTGAGAAGCTGCGTGGAGTTTGAGCCAGAGTGGCTACGCCTTTTGGAGGATCTCAACGGAAAACCGGTTCTCCCAGTGGGTCAACTTCCCACCACGGCATACGACAGCGGAGACGACACCGACACGTGGCGGTGGATGAAAGCTTGGTTGGACAGGCAATCCAAGGGGTCCGTAGTGTACGTAGCGTTCGGGAGCGAGGCGAAACCGAGTCAAACCGAACTCACGGAGATAGCTCTTGGGTTGGAACAGTCCGAGGTACCGTTCTTCTGGGTGCTAAGAACTCGAAAGGGGCCAGCTGATACTGAGGTGATCGAGTTACCGGAGGGGTTCGAGGAACGAACCAAAGAACGAGGGGTTGTGTGCACGAGTTGGGCACCGCAGCTGAAGATTTTGGCTCACGACTCGGTAGGTGGATTCTTGACTCACTCCGGGTGGAGCTCGGTGGTGGAGGCTCTTCTGTTTGAGAGACCTCTCATACTGTTGACCTTCTTTGCAGACCAAGGGATTAACGCTAAGGTTTTGGATGAGAAAAAGATTGGGTATTTGATACCGAGAAACGAGCAGGATGGGTCGTTTACGAGGGATTCGGTGGCCGAGTCGCTGAGGCTGGTGATAGTGGAGGAAGAGGGCAAGAAGTACAGGGAGAAGGCCAAGGAGATGAAGGGGTTGTTTGGAGACAGGGAAGCTCAGGACCGGTACGTGGATAGTTTCCTTGGTTACCTGGAAACCCATCGACAACCTCAGAAGGTTGAATAA
- the LOC133852224 gene encoding putative UDP-rhamnose:rhamnosyltransferase 1, with protein MNSMAEQKKLHIALFPWLAFGHMIPFLELGKLIAQKGHCISFISTPRNIERLPKIPPDLAPSITFVKLPLPHVENLPENAEATMDVPYHIIPYLKIAHDGLQDPLSHFLETSAPDWIIHDFAPHWLPPIATKLGISPAFFSIIKASSLCFLGPSKSSTRTEPEHFTVPPKWVPFPTKIAFRFFEAKKIFDHHEVNDSGVSDVFRLEMVLSGTEALAIKTSMEVEGEWLKLLGELYNKPVIPVGLLPPSAQENGDSNKDCRWDVIVEWLNKQEKGSVVYIALGSETQPSQQDFTELALGLEQSGLPFFWALRKRSGSVGGDSVELPEGFVERTEGRGIVWTDWAPQLRILAHGSVGGFLTHCGWSSVTEALQFGRALILLPFLTDTGLIARFLEEREAGVEVPRNEQDGSFTRDSVAKTLRLVIKDVEGRIYRDNAKEMANIFGDMDLQSRYTDKFVEFLQNHSRVGVA; from the coding sequence ATGAACTCCATGGCTGAGCAGAAGAAGCTTCATATAGCCCTGTTTCCATGGCTAGCCTTTGGTCACATGATCCCTTTTTTAGAGCTCGGCAAGCTCATAGCCCAAAAGGGTCACTGTATTTCATTCATATCAACCCCTAGAAACATTGAACGCCTCCCGAAGATCCCACCAGATTTAGCACCTTCCATAACTTTCGTGAAGCTGCCCTTACCCCACGTAGAGAATCTGCCAGAAAACGCAGAAGCAACCATGGACGTACCATACCACATAATCCCATACCTTAAGATAGCCCACGATGGTCTCCAAGATCCTTtgtctcattttttagaaactTCGGCTCCTGATTGGATTATTCACGACTTTGCCCCTCACTGGTTACCACCAATCGCCACCAAGCTAGGCATCTCACCGGCTTTCTTCAGTATTATCAAGGCATCATCCTTGTGCTTTCTCGGACCGTCAAAGTCGAGTACAAGGACGGAGCCCGAGCATTTCACTGTCCCTCCCAAATGGGTCCCCTTTCCAACCAAAATAGCGTTTCGATTCTTTGAGGCCAAGAAAATCTTTGACCACCATGAAGTCAATGATTCCGGTGTTTCAGACGTGTTTCGTCTCGAGATGGTACTCTCAGGCACCGAGGCCTTGGCTATTAAAACCAGCATGGAGGTCGAAGGTGAGTGGTTGAAGCTCCTTGGAGAGCTTTATAATAAACCCGTAATTCCAGTGGGCTTATTGCCACCCTCGGCGCAAGAAAACGGAGACAGCAACAAAGATTGCAGATGGGATGTGATTGTTGAGTGGTTAAACAAGCAAGAGAAAGGATCGGTGGTTTATATAGCACTCGGAAGTGAAACTCAACCAAGTCAACAAGACTTCACAGAGCTGGCTCTTGGACTTGAGCAATCGGGATTGCCCTTCTTTTGGGCTCTAAGAAAACGAAGCGGCTCTGTAGGTGGGGATTCAGTTGAGCTACCGGAAGGATTCGTGGAGCGAACCGAAGGTCGTGGGATTGTTTGGACGGATTGGGCGCCTCAGTTGCGAATATTAGCTCACGGATCGGTGGGGGGTTTCTTGACTCACTGCGGTTGGAGTTCAGTGACGGAGGCATTGCAATTTGGACGCGCACTCATTCTGCTGCCCTTCTTGACGGACACAGGATTAATAGCAAGGTTTTTGGAAGAGAGGGAGGCAGGAGTTGAGGTGCCCAGAAATGAGCAAGACGGGTCGTTTACAAGGGACTCAGTGGCCAAAACGTTGAGGCTGGTTATAAAGGATGTGGAGGGAAGGATTTATCGGGACAACGCCAAGGAAATGGCTAACATATTCGGAGACATGGACCTCCAGTCCAGATACACCGACAAATTTGTTGAGTTCCTTCAAAACCACAGCCGTGTCGGTGTAGCATGA